One window of the Pseudofrankia sp. DC12 genome contains the following:
- a CDS encoding alpha/beta hydrolase domain-containing protein, translating into MTGPVTGGKGQPALLDLTLKPATYGYSVDEYFLQGTATAYQPVGPLGVDGKWQVKESTTAPYKTRMVMWKPQNPADFDGTVFVEWLNVSAGFDVPFDWFTDHNYVLDEHAAWIGVSAQAAGIVGGPSIMSSAAAPPGGLKTTDPVRYASLSHPGDGYSYDIFSQAGLAVRGDGKGVNPLAGYQVKRVIADGESQSAFRLTSYVDAVQPLAKVYDGFFIHSRGGDAASLAINGESRGDRTIPNGVKIRDDVDVPVMMVQTESDVRWLGYASATQPDSDNFRLWEIAGGSHVDAYNGLGDDGDGAAEAALLGPTKLTHGPLACASTINAGVQQPVVVAALAGLEKWVRDGTPPPSAARLELTGSGDNINIARDAHGIAVGGVRTPLVDVPVVRNTGEVNTGASPFCAAFGTSSAFDATTLAQLYPHGGSDYVAAFAKDADQTVKAGFWLASSARNWKAAAAAVAFN; encoded by the coding sequence GTGACCGGCCCGGTGACCGGCGGGAAGGGGCAGCCGGCGCTGCTCGACCTGACGCTCAAGCCGGCAACGTACGGCTATTCGGTTGACGAGTACTTCCTCCAGGGCACCGCGACCGCCTACCAGCCTGTCGGCCCCCTTGGCGTCGACGGCAAGTGGCAGGTGAAGGAGAGCACCACCGCGCCGTACAAGACGCGCATGGTTATGTGGAAGCCGCAGAATCCGGCCGATTTCGACGGGACGGTGTTCGTCGAGTGGCTGAACGTGAGCGCGGGCTTCGATGTGCCTTTCGACTGGTTCACGGACCACAACTACGTCCTCGATGAGCATGCCGCCTGGATCGGCGTTTCCGCGCAGGCCGCCGGCATCGTGGGCGGCCCGAGCATCATGTCTTCGGCGGCCGCGCCGCCCGGCGGACTCAAGACAACCGATCCAGTGCGGTATGCATCGCTGAGTCATCCCGGTGACGGGTACTCGTATGACATTTTCTCTCAGGCCGGTCTTGCTGTGCGCGGGGACGGCAAGGGTGTGAACCCGCTCGCGGGCTACCAGGTGAAGCGGGTGATCGCCGACGGGGAGTCGCAGTCGGCCTTCCGGCTCACCTCGTATGTCGATGCGGTGCAGCCGCTCGCGAAGGTGTATGACGGGTTTTTCATCCACAGCCGCGGCGGTGACGCGGCGTCACTCGCGATCAACGGGGAAAGCCGCGGCGACCGGACTATCCCGAACGGAGTGAAGATCCGCGATGATGTCGACGTGCCGGTCATGATGGTCCAGACCGAAAGTGACGTCCGCTGGCTGGGATACGCCTCCGCCACACAGCCGGATTCGGACAACTTCCGGCTGTGGGAGATCGCGGGCGGGTCGCACGTCGACGCGTACAACGGGCTGGGCGACGACGGGGACGGGGCAGCGGAAGCCGCGCTGCTCGGCCCGACGAAGTTGACACACGGGCCACTCGCCTGCGCGTCCACTATCAATGCCGGCGTGCAGCAGCCCGTGGTGGTGGCCGCGCTCGCCGGCCTCGAGAAGTGGGTACGGGACGGCACGCCCCCGCCGAGCGCGGCACGCCTTGAGCTCACCGGCTCAGGCGACAACATCAACATCGCGAGAGATGCACACGGGATCGCCGTCGGCGGGGTCCGCACGCCGCTCGTCGACGTACCTGTCGTGCGCAACACCGGCGAAGTGAACACTGGCGCCTCGCCCTTCTGCGCCGCGTTCGGGACGTCCTCTGCCTTCGACGCCACTACGCTGGCACAGCTATACCCTCATGGCGGCAGCGACTACGTCGCGGCCTTCGCCAAGGACGCGGACCAGACTGTGAAGGCCGGCTTCTGGCTGGCGTCCTCGGCCCGCAACTGGAAGGCCGCGGCCGCGGCGGTGGCGTTCAACTGA